The window GGCATTTAGGTATTGATAGAAACGAGATGATAGACCCCCATGCATGTAGCAGTTACATGAAAGAAAAGTTTAAATTCATAGGGCGTGGTCAGGTGTGTGGCATATGCATGAGGGTCTGTCCTTATGGAAGTGAAGTAAAAAGATAGGTATTATCTTCTGAGTTGGTATGTGTGGCAGTTTGTTTTCTCCTTTGTTCCTTGAGCAGAAGAACCGCCACCATCTACAGAGACTTCAATTGATGGTGCTGTGCATCTTTTATTATCCCAATACATGCAGTCGGAAACATTACATGTGATTCTATCTGGCATCTTTAATACCTCCATTTTGATTTAAATTTTGCAACTTTCAAGGTTTATTTTCTGCAACAAAACTTAAGTTTATTCAAAAATAATAATTTTGGGTGAGAAAAAGAATGAAAAATATTGTAATATCAGGATATTATGGACAATTAAATACTGGTGATGAAGCCATACTAAGGGTTTTGATAGATAGGCTGAGAGAATATGAAAGACAAGAAAATGAAGACATAAATATTGTTGTTCTTTCATCAAGACCGCAGCTTACAAGCAAGATTTACAAAATAGACTCTGTAAATAGAAAAAAGATTTGGAAAGTTGTAAAAGCAATAAAAAGATGTGATATTTTTATTTCTGGTGGAGGAAGTCTTTTTCAAAATGAGACAAGCAATAGAAGTCTTTATTATTACCTCTTTCAAATTTTTATTGCAAAACTATTTGGCAAAAAGGTTTTTATTTTTTCTCAGGGGATAGGACCAATAAAGAAGTGGTATAATGTCTTGGTTTTCAAACATATAATCAAACTTGCTGATTATATTACAGTAAGAGACTATGATTCTTTTGACCTTTTACACAGACTGAAACTTAAAAACAAAATAGACCTCTCAGCAGATCCTGCATTTTTGCTAAGTCCTTGCTGTGAAAAAAGAGTTGAAAAATTATTTCAAACTTATAATATCGATTTGAGTAGAAAGACAATAGGAATAGTAGTAAGGAAATGGAAAAAAGAAAAGGACATGACTGTCAAAATTGCTCAAATTGCTGACATTCTTATAGAAGATGAAGGATATAATGTGGTTTTTATTCCTTTTCAGGGTAAGTGGGACATAATAAAGATAAACGAGATTGTCTCAAAAATGAAGAATAAACCATGTATTCTCTCTGAGAATTTTCAACCTCATGAACTTTTAGGTATTTTTAGATATTTCGACTTAATAGTTGGTATGCGTCTTCACAGTCTAATATTTGCGGCTAAAATGAACAAAAGGTTTATTGGAATATCTTATGACCCCAAAATTGACAGTTTTCTTAAAATGTATGGGCTAAAACCAGCTGGTTATGTTGACAGTTTTGATATTAACAATGTTCTTTTAAATATCCAGTATATGCTTAATGAGTCAAAAATTCAAAAGAAAATTGAACAAACAACAAACAATATGATTCAAAAGGCGGAAAAATCATTTGAGATTTTAAAAGAAGCCTTAACCTCAATCAAGAAAAGAAAGAGCATCAATGTTTTGGGTGTAAGGATTGATTGTATCAATTTTGACAAGGCAAAG is drawn from Caldicellulosiruptor diazotrophicus and contains these coding sequences:
- a CDS encoding DUF1540 domain-containing protein; translated protein: MPDRITCNVSDCMYWDNKRCTAPSIEVSVDGGGSSAQGTKEKTNCHTYQLRR
- the csaB gene encoding polysaccharide pyruvyl transferase CsaB, yielding MKNIVISGYYGQLNTGDEAILRVLIDRLREYERQENEDINIVVLSSRPQLTSKIYKIDSVNRKKIWKVVKAIKRCDIFISGGGSLFQNETSNRSLYYYLFQIFIAKLFGKKVFIFSQGIGPIKKWYNVLVFKHIIKLADYITVRDYDSFDLLHRLKLKNKIDLSADPAFLLSPCCEKRVEKLFQTYNIDLSRKTIGIVVRKWKKEKDMTVKIAQIADILIEDEGYNVVFIPFQGKWDIIKINEIVSKMKNKPCILSENFQPHELLGIFRYFDLIVGMRLHSLIFAAKMNKRFIGISYDPKIDSFLKMYGLKPAGYVDSFDINNVLLNIQYMLNESKIQKKIEQTTNNMIQKAEKSFEILKEALTSIKKRKSINVLGVRIDCINFDKAKKKCIDFLSASSPKVVFTPNVEMIMLSQRDEKFKKILNSSDLNVPDGIGVVWASKYFGEKLYERVTGFDLMMSLMTVLEKKGAKVFLLGAKPGVAEKAKENLLKQFRSLEICGVYHGYFSEEENDTVVEIINSSKPDVLFVAMGMKRQEEWIYKNKKKLKCKLIMGVGGSLDVLSGEVKRAPKMFQKLGLEWFYRLITQPWRFKRMLVLPKFVFIVLKIRIFGGR